In Oryza sativa Japonica Group chromosome 3, ASM3414082v1, one DNA window encodes the following:
- the LOC4332670 gene encoding histone-lysine N-methyltransferase, H3 lysine-9 specific SUVH3, which translates to MESNQHKASDPQDSMVHLDLDEDKIMVTSALPCPSMSVGKSVMRKRGRPSRHARGTSLSSVTPEGCKKMEGRSYNLRSDSTILLRNSCLLIADGSTKQKRSWGLDKDDLHIPFFQISDNPREAVDDILMTFGGLHRRIMQLIDVKMASKQLVFQALNLMRKVGYHVNKDKRVGEVPGVKIGDIFYSRIEMLLVGLHSNINRGIEFMSGAFINKEDKIATCIVSSGMYENGDDDPYTLVYNGQGKVHHKLERGNYSLNQSFIRRNHIRLIRSEPNPLVRLGSKEKIYIYDGLYKIEEKYRQTTKSRSNLKFNKLVRELGQPNGIVVWKNTQKWRENPSCRDHVIMPDMSNGAEIARVCVVNNIDSEDAPNNFTYSTKLDNGNHMVSANKMCVCKCTSSCLGEDNCSCLKTNGSYLPYNSSGILVCRKTMIYECNDSCACTINCSNRVVQRGSYLHFEVFKTMDRGWGLRSWDPIPAGAFVCEYVGVVIDKDSLVEEDEYIFEVTRPEHNLKWNYLPELIGEPSFYDMNDTFKKLC; encoded by the exons ATGGAAAGTAACCAACACAAAGCATCAGATCCACAGGATTCTATGGTTCATTTAGATCTGGATGAAGATAAGATAATGGTGACATCAGCATTACCATGTCCTTCAATGTCCGTGGGAAAATCGGTTatgaggaagaggggaagaccAAGCAGGCATGCACGAGGAACTTCGTTGTCTTCTGTTACCCCAGAAG GGTGCAAGAAGATGGAGGGTCGATCATATAATTTGCGTAGTGATTCAACAATTTTGTTGAGAAATTCATGTTTGCTAATAGCTGATGGATCGACAAAACAGAAGCGATCTTGGGGACTTGACAAGGATGACTTGCATATACCTTTCTTTCAAATTTCAGATAATCCTAGGGAAGCTGTTGATGATATACTCATGACATTTGGTGGACTACATCGGAGGATCATGCAGTTGATAGATGTGAAAATGGCTTCAAAACAGCTTGTCTTCCAAGCATTGAACCTCATGAGAAAAGTTGGATATCATGTTAACAAGGACAAGAGGGTTGGAGAGGTCCCAGGAGTTAAAATTGGTGACATATTCTACTCTAGAATTGAGATGCTCTTGGTAGGGCTACATAGTAACATCAATAGAGGAATTGAATTCATGTCTGGTGCTTTTATTAATAAGGAAGATAAGATAGCTACATGCATTGTGTCATCTGGAATGTATGAGAATGGTGATGATGACCCATATACTTTGGTATATAATGGCCAAGGCAAAGTCCACCATAAGCTTGAGAGAGGTAACTATTCGTTGAATCAGAGTTTTATTAGAAGGAATCATATTAGACTTATTCGTAGTGAACCAAATCCATTGGTTAGGCTAGGctcaaaggaaaaaatatacatatatgatGGTCTTTATAAGATCGAAGAAAAGTACAGACAAACAACAAAATCTCGTTCTAACTTAAAGTTCAACAAGTTGGTCAGGGAACTAGGCCAGCCTAATGGCATTGTAGTATGGAAGAATACTCAGAAATGGAGGGAAAATCCATCTTGTAGAGATCATGTCATAATGCCTGACATGTCAAATGGTGCAGAAATAGCTCGTGTTTGTGTTGTAAACAACATTGATAGTGAGGATGCTCCTAACAACTTTACCTATTCAACTAAACTTGATAATGGGAATCATATGGTTTCAGCAAACAAGATGTGTGTCTGCAAATGCACAAGCTCATGCCTTGGTGAAGACAATTGCTCTTGTTTGAAAACAAATGGCAGCTATTTACCTTACAACTCTTCAGGAATACTTGTTTGTCGAAAGACTATGATATATGAGTGCAATGATTCATGTGCTTGCACAATTAATTGCTCGAACCGAGTGGTACAGAGGGGTTCCTATCTACACTTTGAAGTGTTCAAGACGATGGATCGAGGTTGGGGCCTTCGCAGTTGGGATCCCATTCCGGCGGGTGCATTTGTATGTGAATATGTTGGTGTAGTTATTGACAAAGATAGCTTAGTTGAAGAAGATGAATACATATTTGAGGTTACTAGACCAGAGCATAATTTAAAATGGAACTATTTACCAGAATTGATAGGTGAACCTTCTTTCTATGACATGAATGATACATTCAAGAAgttgtgttaa
- the LOC112936042 gene encoding alpha-L-arabinofuranosidase 1-like — MGVRRGRLDSSLFHMLVLVCALSQVLFVGLVTGQTAQLSVDASSQNGRTIPDKMFGIFFEELNHAGAGGLWAELVSNRGFEAGGINTPSNIDPWLIIGDESNIIVETDRSSCFASNPIALRMEVLCGATGTNACPSGGVGIYNPGYWGMNIEKTKVYKVSMYIRSSDSVDLAVSLTSSDGLQNLATHTITAEKGDFAGWTKVEFDLQSSERNTSSRLQLTTTKNGIIWFDQVSVMPSDTYMGHGFRKDLATMLANLKPRFLKFPGGNYVMGNYLLNAFRWSETIGPWEERPGHFNDVWNYWTDDGLGFFEFLQLAEDLDACPVWVINDGASLNEQIPSATIAAFVKDVVDGIEFARGDPKTTWGSVRAAMGHPEPFPLYYISVGNQECSKPYYKEKYVKFYSAIKASYPDIKIISSCDISSISAVNPADLYDVHVYTSSGDMFSKTRMFDSTPRSGPKAFVSEYAVTGNDAGRGTLVAALAEAAFLIGLERNSDVVEMASCAPLFINDNDRGFSPDAIVFNSWQHYGCPNYWMLHFFKDSSGATLHPLTIQVSNYDQLAASALTWQNSNDGNTYLKIKVVNFGNKAVNLNIAVAGLENGIQEFGSIKTVLTSGWLRDENSFQQPDKVVPAASPITNAGEKMGVIVDPYSLTSFDLLLDTNTDKYPLLESSFHSSM; from the exons ATGGGCGTTCGGAGAGGTCGTTTGGATTCCTCATTGTTCCACATGCTGGTTCTCGTTTGCGCCCTGTCTCAGGTGCTCTTTGTTGGGCTGGTTACCGGTCAAACTGCACAGTTGAGTGTGGATGCTTCATCCCAGAATGGTCGGACGATCCCTGACAAAATGTTCGGCATCTTTTTTGAG GAGCTCAACCATGCCGGGGCTGGTGGACTGTGGGCAGAGCTTGTAAGCAACAGAG GTTTCGAAGCTGGTGGCATTAATACTCCTTCAAATATTGACCCATGGTTGATAATTGGAGATGAGTCAAATATAATTGTGGAAACAGATAGGTCATCATGTTTTGCCAGTAACCCAATTGCACTTCGCATGGAAGTACTCTGTGGAGCTACCGGAACTAATGCTTGCCCTTCAGGAGGTGTTGGTATCTATAATCCTGGTTACTGGGGCATG AACATTGAAAAAACAAAGGTCTACAAAGTTAGCATGTACATTAGGTCATCAGATTCAGTGGATTTGGCAGTTTCTTTGACAAGTTCAGATGGTCTTCAAAATCTAGCCACTCATACCATCAC GGCTGAGAAGGGAGATTTTGCAGGATGGACAAAGGTTGAGTTTGATTTGCAGTCAAGTGAAAGAAATACTAGTTCAAGGCTGCAACTTACAACCACCAAAAATGGCATAATTTGGTTTGACCAAGTATCAGTTATGCCATCAGACACTTATATG GGGCATGGTTTTCGTAAAGATCTTGCCACTATGCTGGCAAATCTGAAGCCTCGGTTTTTAAAATTTCCAG gtggaaactatgtcatgggAAATTATTTACTGAACGCATTCCGGTGGAGTGAAACCATTGGACCTTGGGAAGAGAGACCTGGTCACTTTAATGATGTTTGGAATTATTGGACTGATGATGGACTAGGCTTTTTTGAGTTCCTTCAA TTGGCAGAAGACCTTGATGCCTGCCCAGTTTGGGTGATCAATGATG GGGCCAGCCTTAACGAACAAATTCCATCTGCAACAATAGCTGCTTTTGTAAAG GACGTTGTTGATGGCATTGAGTTTGCTAGGGGAGACCCTAAGACTACATGGGGTTCAGTTCGTGCAGCAATGGGACATCCAGAGCCCTTTCCGCTTTATTATATTTCAGTAGGGAATCAAGAATGCTCAAAGCCGTACTACAAAG AGAAATACGTGAAGTTCTATTCTGCAATAAAAGCGTCTTACCCGGACATCAAAATTATATCAAGCTGTGACATATCTTCCATTTCAGCAGTCAACCCTGCTGATCTATATGATGTCCAT GTTTATACATCATCTGGTGATATGTTTTCCAAAACAAGAATGTTTGATAGCACACCCCGCAGTGGACCCAAG GCATTTGTTAGTGAATATGCGGTGACTGGAAATGATGCTGGCCGAGGAACATTAGTAGCTGCTCTAGCAGAAGCTGCATTTCTCATTGGATTAGAAAGAAACAG TGATGTGGTCGAGATGGCAAGTTGTGCTCCACTCTTCATAAATGACAACGATCGCGG GTTTAGTCCAGATGCCATAGTCTTCAACTCATGGCAGCACTATGGATGTCCAAACTACTGGATGCTACACTTCTTCAAGGACTCAAGTGGTGCAACACTTCATCCCTTGACAATTCAGGTGTCAAACTATGATCAATTGGCCGCATCTGCTCTCACTTGGCAGAATTCTAACGATGGAAACACTTACTTGAAAATAAAG GTTGTCAATTTTGGTAACAAAGCTGTGAATCTTAATATAGCTGTAGCTGGACTAGAGAATGGCATTCAGGAATTCGGGTCCATAAAGACGGTGCTTACATCTGGTTGGCTGCGGGATGAGAACTCTTTCCAACAGCCTGACAAG GTGGTGCCGGCGGCAAGCCCCATAACCAACGCGGGCGAGAAGATGGGTGTCATTGTGGATCCATACTCCCTCACCTCGTTTGATCTCCTCCTGGACACCAACACAGACAAATACCCACTATTGGAGTCGAGCTTTCATTCAAGCATGTGA